CCACAATGTAGAAATTCGAACCATGCTTGTGACTAAAATCATTTCTATGCTCAAAGCGAGAGGGCCTGAGATTTTAGAAGTTATCTTTGATTTTTCCGAAGAAACTATGAAAAAAATGGCCGAACGTCCAGAAGAAATTCAAAAACTTTGGGACTATGCAAAAAATCGCCTAACATACTATCTAACAGAAGAAACCAATCGTGAAGACTTAGGAAAACAACTTCGAGTTGTCCTTTTGGAAGAGATGCCAAAACTTGCAAACCTACTCAATGAAGGTTTGGAAGAGTATCTAAAAACAAGAAGTACACTTGGAAAAATTGGAATTGGAGTAAAAAAGATTTTTTCCTTTAACGAAGAAGCCATCCGCGAACTATTGGAACGTTTTGTAAAAGATCCAGAAACGTCCGACCAGTTTATGAAGATGATGGATGAAATGATGGCTGGCCTCCAAGAACGATTGAACTCCAAAGAAACACAAGAATTCATTACAGGAAAAATTTCTAACTGGTTGGAAGCCAGTGGTGACTATGCAAGACAAAACCTACTGCCGTCTGGAATTGAACGTCTGCAAGCTTATTTAGATGATCCAAACAACTGGGAAGAGATTGAAAAGAACTTCTTTCGTGCAGTAGATTGGGTCAAAAAACGCCTTTTGGAATTTATGAATAGCGAAGAAGGAAAGGTTTATCTCAAAACCAATATTGAAAAATTTGTTCATAACATCAATGTGACCGCACTTGTAGAAGAACGTGTGATGGCCCTTGACACTGACGATTTAGAAAAAATGATTTTGGATAATACCGGTGGAAACCTTGTCGTCATACAATTCTTAGGTGGGATTTTAGGAATGATTGCAGGGCTTATCCAAGTTCACATCTATTTT
Above is a window of Leptospira wolbachii serovar Codice str. CDC DNA encoding:
- a CDS encoding DUF445 family protein, with the translated sequence MDVAKLDAWYRRLLVIFSIIAGGFQVYYEGNVWINAVFVVLMAGVVGYFTNFLAIKMLFQPKHGKVLGWSGLVPKNKSKIAKSLGESIQSNLLHPDIILSYIYERNLVETGIQKIVKEIDEAIHNVEIRTMLVTKIISMLKARGPEILEVIFDFSEETMKKMAERPEEIQKLWDYAKNRLTYYLTEETNREDLGKQLRVVLLEEMPKLANLLNEGLEEYLKTRSTLGKIGIGVKKIFSFNEEAIRELLERFVKDPETSDQFMKMMDEMMAGLQERLNSKETQEFITGKISNWLEASGDYARQNLLPSGIERLQAYLDDPNNWEEIEKNFFRAVDWVKKRLLEFMNSEEGKVYLKTNIEKFVHNINVTALVEERVMALDTDDLEKMILDNTGGNLVVIQFLGGILGMIAGLIQVHIYFAVPVGALVLITYIAHYRNQKRFPNLEVEN